Proteins from one Embleya scabrispora genomic window:
- the rfbC gene encoding dTDP-4-dehydrorhamnose 3,5-epimerase, which produces MKFRPLSIEGAWEITFRQHGDPRGMFMEWYRFDMLSEEVGHPLRLAQANMSVSARDVVRGIHFADVPPGQAKYVTCVRGAVLDVVVDLRVGSPTFGTWEGVRLDDTERQAVYISEGLGHGFCALTDDATLSYLCSETYAPTREHAVHPLDPDLAIAWPTAGAAQLSERDLAAPTLAEALRNGLLPDYEQCRRFTESLGDVSP; this is translated from the coding sequence ATGAAGTTCCGCCCCCTCTCGATCGAGGGCGCCTGGGAGATCACCTTCCGGCAGCACGGGGATCCCCGCGGCATGTTCATGGAGTGGTACCGCTTCGACATGCTGTCCGAGGAGGTGGGACACCCGCTCCGGCTCGCGCAGGCCAACATGTCGGTGTCGGCGCGCGACGTGGTGCGCGGGATCCACTTCGCGGACGTGCCCCCGGGGCAGGCGAAGTACGTGACCTGCGTGCGCGGCGCGGTCCTGGACGTGGTGGTGGACCTGCGCGTGGGCTCGCCGACGTTCGGCACCTGGGAGGGGGTCCGGTTGGACGACACCGAGCGGCAGGCGGTGTACATCTCCGAGGGCCTGGGGCACGGCTTCTGCGCGTTGACCGACGACGCGACGCTCAGCTACCTGTGCTCGGAGACCTACGCGCCCACGCGCGAGCACGCCGTACACCCGCTCGACCCGGACCTGGCCATCGCCTGGCCGACGGCGGGCGCCGCGCAGTTGTCCGAGCGGGATCTGGCCGCGCCCACGCTGGCCGAGGCCCTGCGCAACGGGCTGCTGCCCGACTACGAGCAATGCCGGCGTTTCACCGAGTCGTTGGGCGATGTTTCCCCGTAG
- the galE gene encoding UDP-glucose 4-epimerase GalE, whose amino-acid sequence MKWLVTGGAGYIGTHVVRGLVAAGDEVVVVDDLSSGIRELVPDTIPVVVGSVLDRALLDELFGAHTFDGVVHIAGKKQVPESVARPLYYYEENVEGLRTLLAAMVAAGVPRIVFSSSAAVYGMPDVDLVDEDTPCLPINPYGESKLVGEWLIAATARAHGISYACLRYFNVAGAGAPELADAGVSNLVPMVLEKVTAGRAPVIFGDDYDTPDGTCVRDFIHVVDLAEAHVAAARRLAADPGTRLVLNVGRGRGTSVREMVELIREVTGLREFGPKTLPRRAGDPARVVASAERIAAELDWKARLDVSDMVESAWAGWRARRG is encoded by the coding sequence ATGAAGTGGCTTGTCACCGGCGGTGCCGGATACATCGGAACGCATGTCGTACGCGGGCTCGTCGCGGCCGGGGACGAGGTCGTCGTGGTCGACGACCTCTCCTCCGGAATCCGCGAGCTGGTGCCGGACACGATCCCGGTGGTGGTCGGCTCCGTGCTGGACCGGGCGCTGCTCGACGAGTTGTTCGGCGCGCACACCTTCGACGGCGTGGTGCACATCGCGGGCAAGAAGCAGGTGCCCGAGTCGGTCGCGCGTCCCCTCTACTACTACGAGGAGAACGTGGAGGGTCTGCGGACGCTGCTCGCGGCGATGGTCGCGGCCGGCGTGCCCCGGATCGTGTTCTCCTCCAGCGCCGCCGTCTACGGCATGCCCGACGTGGACCTGGTCGACGAGGACACCCCGTGTCTGCCGATCAACCCGTACGGCGAGAGCAAGCTGGTCGGCGAGTGGCTGATCGCGGCCACCGCGCGGGCGCACGGGATCTCCTACGCCTGCCTGCGCTACTTCAACGTCGCGGGCGCCGGCGCGCCGGAGCTCGCGGACGCGGGCGTGTCCAACCTCGTGCCGATGGTGCTGGAGAAGGTGACGGCCGGCCGGGCGCCGGTGATCTTCGGGGACGACTACGACACCCCCGACGGCACCTGTGTGCGCGACTTCATCCACGTGGTGGACCTGGCCGAGGCGCACGTGGCCGCCGCCCGTCGGCTCGCCGCCGACCCCGGCACTCGCCTGGTGCTCAACGTCGGCCGAGGTCGGGGTACCTCGGTCCGTGAGATGGTCGAACTCATCCGCGAGGTCACCGGTTTGCGCGAGTTCGGGCCGAAGACGCTGCCCCGGCGCGCCGGCGATCCGGCCCGGGTGGTCGCGAGCGCCGAGCGGATCGCGGCCGAACTGGACTGGAAGGCCCGCCTGGACGTCTCCGACATGGTGGAGAGCGCGTGGGCGGGCTGGCGGGCGCGGCGCGGGTGA
- a CDS encoding cell wall-binding repeat-containing protein: MALLSASALAGGMLVALVPTSAQAALGGGEGLLAGSSYTNSRMEGRQADGTAIDLGLGQGFHPSFSPDGSHIAFVRNDRLQIARVGTTAVRELTGSPLYQVAFPKFSPDGRYIYFTASPGGEPRAYRILSDGNGDPEPAFPGQQSCDRYLSTSSAWTYVFQRGCGMDTSVWSYDARTGATAKIVDDAATPDISPDGTSIAFVRGGKTSTPRIFTGSPTGADVKQLTPDAEGNASMPTFSPAGNKVAYVREYDTWVMDKSGENRKLVAKNFLKGSWQPLRKEGVFRVWGDTARETAIANSRFKWASVGDTSSGLRQADSAVISRSDFFYDSLAGPALAGAKNGPLLLGGWGGPGSLYEELKRTLRPGSTVYILGGTEALSGNYENDLRQWGYTPKRLAGPTMYETGIAIARETNPAPKNVFVVTGEAYYDGLSAGAAAGGTKDSVVVYSAGDNMPAVTESYLNAINPATTNVITVGGPADNALQTANLPSWPDGAQYYSVSGNTAADTAAKLGRFWFAAPRTVGLATTKTWQDALTGGAMMAGLGPILLTDEDSLAPSSSWYLYDNGASLSSVVLVGGESALNGPIVDQAGNQIGLPGQYTYVPMYNGVEPPAGKALRAAPADKPGSPAVNGPASGTGPQAGSGVERHTKR, translated from the coding sequence ATGGCACTGCTGTCGGCGAGCGCGCTCGCCGGCGGCATGCTGGTGGCGCTGGTACCGACGTCCGCCCAGGCCGCACTGGGCGGAGGGGAAGGCCTACTGGCCGGTTCCTCCTACACCAACAGTCGGATGGAGGGCAGGCAGGCCGACGGGACCGCGATCGACCTCGGCCTCGGCCAGGGTTTCCACCCCTCCTTCTCGCCGGACGGCAGCCACATCGCCTTCGTCCGCAATGACCGGCTCCAGATCGCCCGGGTGGGTACCACCGCCGTCCGGGAACTCACCGGGTCCCCGCTGTACCAGGTCGCCTTCCCCAAGTTTTCCCCGGACGGGCGCTACATCTACTTCACCGCGAGCCCCGGCGGGGAACCACGCGCGTATCGGATCCTGTCCGACGGAAACGGCGACCCCGAACCCGCTTTCCCCGGGCAGCAGAGCTGTGACCGCTACCTGTCCACGTCCTCCGCGTGGACCTACGTCTTCCAGCGCGGATGCGGCATGGACACCTCGGTGTGGTCGTACGACGCCCGCACCGGCGCCACCGCCAAGATCGTCGACGACGCCGCCACGCCGGACATCTCCCCCGACGGCACGTCGATCGCCTTCGTCCGAGGGGGGAAGACCTCCACGCCCCGTATCTTCACCGGCAGCCCGACCGGTGCCGACGTCAAGCAGCTCACCCCGGACGCCGAGGGCAACGCCTCGATGCCGACCTTCTCTCCGGCGGGCAACAAGGTGGCCTATGTCAGGGAATACGACACATGGGTCATGGACAAGAGCGGCGAGAACCGGAAGCTGGTCGCCAAGAACTTCCTGAAGGGCTCCTGGCAACCGCTGCGCAAGGAAGGCGTGTTCCGGGTCTGGGGCGACACCGCCCGGGAGACCGCGATCGCCAACTCCAGGTTCAAGTGGGCCTCGGTCGGCGACACCTCCTCGGGTCTGCGACAGGCCGACTCGGCGGTGATCAGCCGGTCCGACTTCTTCTACGACAGCCTCGCCGGCCCGGCCCTGGCGGGCGCGAAGAACGGCCCGCTGCTGCTGGGCGGTTGGGGCGGGCCCGGGAGTCTGTACGAGGAGCTGAAGCGCACTCTGCGGCCCGGCTCGACCGTGTACATCCTCGGCGGCACGGAAGCGCTGAGCGGCAACTACGAGAACGACCTCCGGCAGTGGGGCTACACGCCCAAGCGGCTGGCCGGTCCCACCATGTACGAGACCGGCATCGCGATCGCCCGGGAGACCAACCCGGCGCCGAAGAACGTGTTCGTGGTCACCGGTGAGGCCTACTACGACGGCCTCTCGGCGGGTGCCGCGGCCGGCGGCACCAAGGACAGCGTGGTCGTCTACAGCGCGGGCGACAACATGCCCGCCGTGACCGAGTCCTACCTGAACGCGATCAACCCCGCCACCACCAACGTGATCACCGTCGGCGGGCCGGCCGACAACGCGCTGCAGACGGCGAACCTGCCGTCCTGGCCGGACGGCGCGCAGTACTACTCGGTCTCCGGGAACACCGCGGCCGACACCGCGGCCAAGCTCGGCCGGTTCTGGTTCGCCGCCCCGCGCACCGTGGGTCTGGCCACCACCAAGACCTGGCAGGACGCCCTCACCGGCGGCGCGATGATGGCCGGGCTCGGCCCCATCCTGCTCACCGACGAGGACAGCCTGGCCCCGTCCAGTTCCTGGTACCTCTACGACAACGGCGCCTCGCTCTCCTCGGTGGTCCTGGTCGGCGGCGAGTCGGCGCTCAACGGGCCGATCGTGGACCAGGCCGGCAACCAGATCGGGCTCCCGGGTCAGTACACCTACGTACCGATGTACAACGGGGTCGAGCCGCCCGCGGGCAAGGCGCTGCGCGCCGCGCCGGCGGACAAGCCCGGCAGCCCGGCCGTGAACGGTCCGGCGAGCGGCACCGGTCCGCAGGCCGGTTCGGGCGTCGAGCGGCACACCAAGCGCTGA